The sequence CtgtaatcaagtgaaatatgtCCTTGGGATgtctattttaataattcaatcaACGTAATTTACGTAAGTCTAGTCTTCAACTAAAAAGTATTTGAGTGTCTGACCTTCATCTAAATGAGTGAACAGCACCCATGTTCAGTGTTTTCTTTAGTATGCCGTTTAGCCTAAGTCAACCCATAAAAGAATCAGGAAATAATGTGTTATGCAAATGGTGAACTGTGATGATTTAATGAGTCCCATAACTGATCATTTACATCAAGCTGAatggaaaattattatttacatattaatagcTTTAAGGGCAATCATAAAGCTTTATCGCAAAGACATCGTTCTTTATCGCAAGCATCGTTTTATGTGAGATCAACCCACATAGTTCAATAAGAgtccaataaaaatattaaatactaaaataacccaGTGGCCTTTTGGCATTTTGTATTTGCTTATACTTCATCAAATTCAtgctttgttctttttgtttggCGGAGACCCTTTAATCGCATGCTTCTTTACTTGTTCCAGACAGGAAATCCCAGAAGAAGAGCAACTATACTTTGTTTGAGACGCAGAATGTTTCCTGGAACAGTTTGGCTGGACCTGTGGCAGTTTTAAGGGAAAGGTGGGACCTTTTGGTGCAGGCGTTGTGCAAGGGGGTTTCTGGAGAATTTGTTTTGACCTAACTGGAGCAACTCTTCCTGGGGACGATTTTTCAGGAGATGTAGGTGATGTAATGCTAGGCTTATTCTGCCCCAGTGGTTTTCCAAGTGGGTGTCTGTGCATGTCAGCTTTAGGGGCTCGAAGCCCAAACGAGCGATTGCTAGTGTCTACTTTGCTGATGGGTAACTTAGTTAACCCTCCTCTAATTTGAATGGGAATTCTGGATGATGCTtgatgtggttgctaggatgaaGAACAGAACATTAATTAATGATATTTTTCTTAATCCAGTTCTCCAAATTGTTTTCAAACTACTTTTGCATTCTTAATGGTACAGTAAGAAATTCTTACCTTCCTAACCAAACACTCCAGCTTGGGTTTTGCCTCTGGCGGGTTCATGCTTATCTGATTTGTACAAATATGTTCCTCTTCTTGTTTCTCATCAGTCAGAGCTGTAGGGTGACATGTTTCCTTTCTATGCCTACCGCAAACATCATGACCCAGTTTATTCtctttagattttttattgtttatagtcTTTGGTTCTAAAGGCTTAGTTTTGCTCATCTTTGTTACTTTGCTCAGTGCAGCTCTAGGTCTTATGGGATCAGAATTGTTCAACTCTGTCTTTTGGAAGTCAGAATCCTCTAATATCAGCAGCTCAATGGTTTCAGACTGTTTAGGCAGTTTCTCTTGAGGATTGTGCTCCTTGGATTTTCTCTTTAGCGCTGCTGGACTGATCTCATCGCTCTGAAGCTTTAAATGCTCATTCACATGCTCTTCAGATTTCCGGCTGAGTGGATGATCTGTTCCAGAATCTAAATCAGTCAATGGGTTTTGCAGTTCCTCTGTTGCCTTGGTCTTCTCAGGAATTACAGGAGTTACATCAGTTTTATCTTGCAGTACTGAGCTCCTAAATTCACTGTCTATTGCTGACTGTGGGATAGCATTTACTTCTGAAGCTCTGACCATTAAATCTGGACTTTCCCAAGGCTGTGAGTCCTGTATTGGTGGTTGAAGTCTCTTTGTTGTAGTCTCAGCTAACTGGATACACTGTCCCTTACATACTGAATCTAGACTTATCTCAGGTTGTAAGTCCTGCAGTGGTGGTTTTGCAGTTTTCTCAACTAACTTTACAGATTGTACCTCACACTTTACATCTTGACTTATTTGAGACTCTAAATCCGCTAACGACTTTTCCTCACATAATAAATCCAGACTTTCATCAAGTTGCATGTCCTGTCGTGGTTCTTTTTCAGGTTGCTCAGATGCTAAATCCAGACTTATCTTAAGTTGTAAGTCTTGCACTGGTGCTTTTTCAACTTTCTCAACTAATTCTACAGAAGCATCCTTGGACTGTATCTTTAAAACCTTCAGAGATGCACTTATCTCATGCTCTTGCAATAAGTTACTAATCAGAATGCTCTCTACTACTGTCTCTGATGTAACTTCAGACTCTTGTAGTTGTCTGTGAACGTTCTCATCCTGTTGAGTTTGGGCATTATCTTCAGACTTTAAAACTGCCTGGTGACTGTCAGCTGTCATCTCTAATATGTGTTGAAATTTGAGGTGATCCTGTCCAAAATGCATTTTGGGGtcattgttttcttttgtgttctgacCGTTTAGTTCTGATAGTTTCTCATTTTCCAGTACAGGCTTCAGTACTTGTAGTCGTTCATCCGAACTTAATGTCTCCATTGAGCTTGGTTTCACTTCATGATCTATACCATCAATTTCTGACGTCAAACCCACTGTATCACTGCACTCAAAGTATTCCTCCGAAGTTGAAGAGAAGTTGAAGCAACCGTTAGGAGTATGTGAGAAATAACAGGGTTCGCTATCTTTGACTGGTAGTTCACTATCATTTATTATGGTACCTTTGTCTCTTTTTTGAGCAGAGGTGTTTTTTGAAGTTGCAGCTGTTGTTTTGAAGTCTGCAAATAAGAAATTGAAAATAATACTGcaagatgtttttaaaagtttctgAATAAACAAGGTATTTTTACTATCCAAATCTGCATTCTCTTGAGCTGGGGATGAATTTGAACAAGGAACTCCCTGCTCTTGTTGACTGTTTTCGACTGAATTATGCAAAGATTCTGGTGTATTTTCAGGCAAAAAGACATCTCCTACAGACCTAAAGTCAGCCACAGGGCTAAAACACTGGTAGAATTCATCAGACAACGAAGAGATGCTGGAGTCACAGTTAGATCCCTGCGTACCATTCCAGCCATTTTGGTTTGTGTCTGGTTTTGTATCTCTGTAGTCATGAGTGGCAACATCATTTATGACTTGTTCATCTTGGCTTTGCATAACAGAAGGGGTTTCTGAGATTGCAAAtgattcataatgatttttgatgGACAacgctgatgatgatgatttcaATTCAAGATCCTCTGAGGTCTGGGCAGGACATTTTAGAGGTTTTGGAGTATCCAGAGCTTGCTTTCTACCTGTATCATCTTGAGCAAAAGATAAAATTGTATTGGGAAAGTTTTCTTTTTCCctatttatgttttttctctGTAAAGATATAGAGGCCAGCTCTTTTTCCATCACACATAGTTGCTCTTTATTTACTTTACTACAGGCAAGCACATGCACTGTTTTTGGCTTCTCCAAAGGTGAGATAAGCTTCTCTCTCTGGCTGCTTCTTTGATGTTGATTTTGATCAAAATACTCCTGCGCTTCACCTGATGTTTGTTTCTGAGCTGGAGTTTCAGGATCATAGGTAGTTTGGGATATAGGTCCAGGACAATCCCTCAAAGACTCCTTTGGCTCATGAAGAGGATCCTTGAATCGGATGGCTTGAGACACTTCGAAGAGTTCTGAACGCATTAGGTGAGCTTGCAGTGGCTTGTTGGAGTCTCTTATGTTTATAAAACCAATGACATCACTCGGTGGGTCAGGATCAGGCCAGGTTGGCACATAATTGATCATGTTTGCCTTTTCCAGGTTGAGCAGTCCCGGGTGAACCGGTGGCACCGCTGGTGTGTCTTTAATTCGTTTGATGACTTCTGGCTGATTCCTGGAAGTGCTGTTCTTGGCACTTGTCTGGTCAGATGCAGGTCCGTTGGAAGTGAAAGCGCAGTTGGAGACAAGAGTGTATTTCGGGTTAATAAGCTTGAGTGCTCTTGTGGCTGAGGGAAGTAGAGTGGGTACTACTTGAGGGAGGAAATCAGGTTCAGGCTCACTGCTTAGATTAATCTTGCTCAGACACACTCCATTAGACATCACATACATGTCCTGAAACAATGAGTCAAACGTGTCGACTGCTTGGCCAGTGAGGACCGTGATGAGATTTCTGTCCAGTCTTGAGGCAGACCACGTGAAACTGAAAGTAAACACCAAATTTTTAATCGtcataattatgtttattaatgtatttattgatgCATTTAGAATGTACTAGAATCATTAAATAGGTTAGGTCTAATCTTGTTAAACTGGGTTGACTAGACTTACCTATATGACCCTGAGACTGCTTTGTCTCCATCAATAAACATGAACTTCTGGCTTTGGCTTCCACACACTCTCTTTGAGGATCGACTAAAAAATCCTGTCCCTCTGATGCTGCGCACTCTCATGTTCTGATGGAAAAGCAAAGTTTGGTATCGTTAACTACTGGGTGGATTAAAAAAAAGGGATGATACTTCCCCGCCCTGAAGGAATGAGAAACCAATTAAATTCATCTATCATCAGTGTTTTATGTGTACCAAGAGAGTTAATTGACTGGATCAATAACCAAAGATGACCTATTAGAGTCTgcaaatgccttttatttttaagacatcAATTCTGACACACTATGTTTATGCCAGTGAGCCTGGCCAAGCAAAGCGGGTGACTTGAGTTCATCAACAAAAGTCTATTAGTTTATGATCACATTAGAAAGTAAGCACATTATTTGTCACATATGTAATGCTTGCACACATTTGTGCATTGATGGTCATCTGGAACTACACTGCACTAAGCCTGTTGTGGTCATCCAATCTTAATATCTTAATTAttaatcaaagtttttttttgggggggggggggggggggcagagcTGTTTACCATCCACCAAGTTTCTGTGGTGCCTTTAGGTGAAACACAGACAGAAGCCAATATCTCTATTCAGGTCAAGTGAtagaaaatgtacagtatataacagAACATCGAAATGTATTGTAGTAAATACACTTCTAATATTTTatagatttgtaaaataaaaaaagccatacatttaatttattttttttaaacccctTTTTATGACTGACAGAGTTTAAGACTCCATGTCATTTCAAAACAGTGTTGCAAAACTATCTATCAATAGGAAAATTAGACTTTATGATTTGCATGTTCCAAAAGTTCTCTCTCAGTTGCTTCTGCTCATTAAACTGTAGGCTTTTAATAATCTGATGTTTATATTCTGctaataaatcattaataaatcatCCTAAATTGCAACTGTTAACTGTGACATGCCTTTAGGTGTCCAGTGTGCATGCCTGCTTTCTCACACATTCTCAGGAAGTGCTTCACTCCGGTGGCCTCCAACATAATGTACACAGAAACCTTCCGCTTGTAGCTTGCATCCAGGAGATCTTTGAAAATGTCAATATCTGTGAACAAGTCCATGACAATTGCAATAACCTGCAAAGGGACAGGTGTTATTAAAAACACAAGAACTTGGGGGTAAACAAAACTGTGATATCTGTCAAAAACATACTGATAATGATAATGCATCTTAATAAAACTGTGCagagagataaataataattacaaaaaaataattccaaGTAATTAGAACAGCAGATCTGAAGTGCATGGTACACTGAGGACTATTCAAAAAAATATGTGGGGGATtcaactgttgttgttgttgttttttacaaattatattatcagcataatTTGTGTGCATGAAATAATTCACAGAATTTGAAAGTGTATTTTCCTTTTATTCATAAGTATTCAAGCTGTATGAGTTTTGTGTAAAACCTGAAGATCATTTCCTCCagcatgattaaaacattttcaaaagaggATTTTCAGCTTTAATGGAAGGAATATCTGATAATTTGTAAAGTCCacagtatttaatttaaaattgtcaAGATCTGAAaaataatgtacacacacacacacacacacacacacacacacacacacacacacacacacatatatatatatatatatatatatatatatatatatatatataggctacatacactacacacacatgtgtgtatatgttggcttcatttatttatatgaagCCTATATtatgtgttttaacattttactaATTCTAGAACTCCAAAGGTTCAACAGTGCCCAGCCCTATactatcagaaaaaaaaggtacaaaagctgtcactggggtggtagtACCTTTTCAAAAATTACTAATATGTAAGGTACATATTAGAATTACATATTGGTAAGGTAGCCTGTGTCCTCTTGGGTAAGGTAacttttgaaagggtactgccCCATTGAcaacatttgtactttttttcttacagtgtgtAGGCTGTTTTATGAGCTTGAGAACACGTAGTTCTCTATGCAGGACTTTGTTCTCTCTTTATTCACCAGAGGTGAGTCACAACAACAATCacaaattcataataataataatatagctatAAGATTCATCCCCTACCTTTGAGCTTGAGAGATCATTTTTCTAACGACCTCTTTAATATGTGACTGACCCTCATAAGGAGGCTGAGTGTACACTTGAACGCGAGTCAGTCCGCGGTAGGACGCTCGGTCCGGCCACCCGATATCCAGCAGCGGGATCGAGCGGTCCGAGCGGTCAGGCCAGTACTGAAGCGAAACCTCTTCCCCATCACTGTCGCCGAGCAGCTCAGCGTCAAAATCAGGGGAACCCGGGCAATACACCTCCACAGTGCTGAGAATGCTCTGAAGTTCAAGGTCTGATAGAAAGCAGCGGATGTTGTTTGTTTGGATGTAGTCCTCATAAGCGTCCTGTCCGTCTTCTATGAGTGTTTCCAGCGCGAGTCTCTGCTGCTCGCTGTAGAAGAACCCCGGCTTGGACTCGTTTGTGCGCAAATTGATGTGATTGTTATCAAGGCACTGAACCTGTGACAGTGCCATTACTTGAGCTCGGCGGTATTTTTAACAGCATTCAAAATGGATTTGGGTATAACTGACAATTTTAGTTCAACTATTTTAACCTACAAGATATTATAGCTACATAAAAGGCACACGCGTACAGTGTCCGGTTGACTTGCTACTGTTCATCAGTTCATCCTGTCAAGAGTATAGcctaccagtgtgtgtgtgtgtctgtgtgtgttcacgcACAGATGCAAGAGAAGAGCAGGTAAACATGCACACCTCTCAATCACGTGACTCTCTATCAACCAATGGTAAGAGAAACTCAACAGACTTTATGGTGTGATTCAATCTGAGTGTCTAATCGCAGCAAGGAAATGGTATGGACAGGTATGGGGTGCAGAGATATTTAATGGAAAGGTATAGAGAGGATGTAAGTATATATACTGATGCATCTAAACAGAGTGATAAAAGAATGGGGGTAGCATATGTCATCCCAAAATTAAAAGTAGAAGTTGGTAAAAGAATCAGTGATGATTTGGCAGTTTATACAGCGGAGTTGGTCGCTGTGTGGCTAGCTCTGCTGTGGGTGGAAGTTAATAGGCCAGGGAAGGCAGTAATTGCTTCAGATTCAAGCTCAGCTTTGATCAGCATTAAAACATGTCAGTCAAAATCAAGACAGGATATTGTAATAGAAATAATACAAATTGCAAATAATCTGATACAAGCAGGAACTGAGATAACTCTTATATGGGTACCAGCCCATATAGGAGTCGCAGGAAATGAGTTGGCAGACAAATGTGCTAAGAAAGCAGCTGGAAATTCCAATGTAGATATTGAGGTTAATTACAGCAAAGCAGAAATTAAGAGTATAGTTAAAAACATTGTTAAGAGCAAATGGCAAACATTATGGGACAATGGGCAGACTGGAAGACAGTTctataatatccaaaataaagtGGGAAAGGGCAGAAATATGAACAGAAgcaaggaggaggaggatgtgttGTCAAGAATGAGATATGGACACAcaagattaaataataaagaaacatgaaaatggcAATTGTGAATTATGTGAATGTCCAGAGTCTGTAGAGCATGTTATAATTCATTGTCCTAAATATCAGGAAGAAAGACAAAGATTAagatcacaattaaaaagaaaacagttaagaTTAAACTTAGAAGAAATCCTACAAAGAAGCTCAggtgaaatatgttttaaatatgtatttagttTCCTAAGGAATACAGGACTAATTAAAAGaatttaggtgttttttttattgtttacttaaaaaaaaaaatatttttagaaaggTTAGAATCCAGTAGCACACCCCagtccagcaggtggcggtaatgcactatTAAAGTTAGTTGCCAACCGCCAAAAAATTGAAagaagaacaagaagagtgtCTAATCGCCGTTTAGTTTTGGGGACGTTTTTCGAGAGGCAGTTTAAAGGTAAAATGAGCAGATATGTCTTGCTTAGCGTTTAAATTATGTATAAGTTAATgcataatacttaatttttgaatGGTTTCTTTTTGTAATGGTGAAAAATGACCCAAAAAGGCGATGTTTCAACATTTCAGAGCTCGCTGCTCTAAAACCTTCACTAtttggagaaaaatcctggaatgttttcctctaaaaaccttaatttctttgcgaCTGAAAACAGAAAGGCATAAACATCTTGGATGagatgggggtgagtaaattatcaggacatttttattctggaagtgaactacacctttaaagcaatattctaaaatctaatttgaaaaaaaatacaaataaaaaaaaataaaaaataattccttTTACAGTACTTTACAGCACATCAGAATGTCAAATAATGGAAGATGGGATGAGCCTCATAATTTCATATCAAGTTTAGTCATGTCCTGGCTTGACCAAATAGCCATATTAGGCTCTAACTGAAGACTATTGTGTTAATATTCATCTATTTTCAGTCATCATAATGCAACATTTATATAATcaaaagaaaacaagacaaaaacagttATGAACAATATATACACAGATcaaaagtataataaatatagcaaataataaaaaaggatcaAAATTTGTAAGCAAAGTGCAGTgaagatatatataaaattcaaaatctccatttgcattttttatgGACCAAAGGTCCAAAGaatgcaggtgtttttttttttgtttgtttttttttgtataatggtgCTTGATAGTTTAGGGCATTTGGCCTAAAAAGCTGACAGTTGTCATCTTAGTGTCAACAGCATGATTATGTTTTAGTAACTGTGGCTAGATTGATCATTTGTGTCGCATTAGCACCATTAAATGATGCTAACAGTCGACTACTAATATTTACAAACAGTGCTGTTATTGTCCTTCAGAGTCAGCGATAGGTGGGCTTGACGTACTCGGGTGGGAAAAAGCCCACACGGCCGCGACAACAACCTTTCCAGCGCTGAGAATCAGAGCAGTCCAGCAGTTCTATGACATCACCCCGCAGGAAGTGCAGCTGGGAGTCGTGCTCTGGACTGAAGTCAAACAGGGCTTGTGCTTCATGGGGCCTCTGAAGGGAAACAATAACAGACAAAGGTCATTATTGTTTTGCTTGCctttacattttgtacatttaggTCCATTTGGATATCATACATTTTGGGCCTCACCATTACTATTACACCTGAgatagttgttgttgtttcataACTGATAAGTTTGTTTCTCCTGATGTGAACTGCATGTAATTTGGATAAATGGCAATCAAGTAATTGTTTAATTTACATGGAAAGTATGCTTGAAAGCCTGTGGTTGTTGTTGTCAAAAAGAAACGGCTGTATATTTATGTGTTGTCTTACCTTTAATGTATGTTCTGTTTCCTTCAGATAAACAGTCCTTTCCCTTGCTATGCTGTTGGTCTTGTAGAAGTCCACCAGCTGGTTTAAGGAAGGAAAGATCTCCTCCCAAACATAGTAATAGCCATCTCTGTCTTTTAACACCTTGAAATGCTGTACATGATCCCCATAGCTGGTCAGAGGAGACGGAAATGCAGAATAAGCACACAGCACTACAGAATATCAGAGTACTTACAAAATAAGCATTAACTAAGGTTCTGCAACATCCCGTTTATTGACTGCAGTTCTGTTgtgaaacaaaattaatttaaaaatgtatacaattcattacaatggaaatattaaaaaaataggtaattcttaaaaaaaaaaaaagtgcacgcacacacactttttgATGGAAACATTTCAAAGAAAGAATTTGCTGGGTTTTGAACAATCACGGCAGGTTCAGTACATCCTCTTTTTACATTTGAGGATCCGTAAGCAACTATACTTAATGCAGGTCAAACATTTCACAACAAATAGTCAGCATGTCTTCCAAATTTCAGTAAACCTTACAGCTTGTGACCGTAAATGTGAAATACTGTGCTTCCTCAAAAGATTCCTCCTTCGGAGAacaatgtaagatattttgtatGAAAATTGTATGGTTGAGACCGTACCATAggctgccaagtaaataacactgtcaagatccagaaaaaaatgaaagactTCATCAGAATCCatctccatctgccatcagtggttcaaccattatgttatgaagcgatgagaatactttctgaacatgaagaaaacaaaaacaacaattttattCAACCATTattttgtcaacagtctcctctgtgtctctccatatcactgTATGATATTCGGTATCAGCTGCGCCACAAGGATGCGGAAAGACTGGaaagactgttgacaaaggaatagttgaataaagtcgctatttttgtttaaccactgatggcagatggaccattctgatgatgtctttcattcttttctggaccttgacagtctGACTTACTTGAGAGTCTATGGGAgtgtcacaagcctcccggttttcatccaaaatatcttacattttgcTCCGaagataaacaaagcttttacgggtttggaacaacatggtggTAAGTGTTTAATGAcgaaatttaaattttggggtggagtatccctttaaagtcaGATTCTAGATGCTTCATTATGCAGTGCTATTTATTaaactaaacacaaacacagtcttGAATTGAGTCATAAATGAGGTTGTTGTAACAGAAATAAGTCTAGCACAGTCAATCCACTTTGACGGCTTAATGGTTTCTGTGCATTATATGCTGGTGATGGGGTTTAGGTCATCGGTGAGAACAGAAGCTATAATtaaataggtaacactttagaataaggttccattagttaatgttagttaactactttcgttaacatgaactaagcaagaacaatccttctacagcatttataagtcttagttcatgttaatttcaacatttactaatgcattatttaaatcaaaagttgtgcttgttaacattagttaatgcactgtgaattaccatgaactaacaatgaataactgtattttcattaactaacattaacgaagatgaataaatacagtaataaatttattattcattgtttgttcatgttaattaatacattaactaacattaactaatggaaccttattctaaagtggtACCATATAGATGTGCATGATTTGGTGGTTCGCTGAAAAACCTGTCATTTTTtctctctgctgtcagtgtcACTGACAATG comes from Carassius auratus strain Wakin chromosome 3, ASM336829v1, whole genome shotgun sequence and encodes:
- the LOC113050407 gene encoding GRB2-related adapter protein-like gives rise to the protein MEAVALYNFCATESDELSFQKGDVLKITNMEDDPNWYTAELVNRKGYVPKNYISLKPHKWFVGRISRHVAENRLHQQTCGSFLVRESESAPGEFSMSVSYGDHVQHFKVLKDRDGYYYVWEEIFPSLNQLVDFYKTNSIARERTVYLKETEHTLKRPHEAQALFDFSPEHDSQLHFLRGDVIELLDCSDSQRWKGCCRGRVGFFPPEYVKPTYR
- the LOC113054398 gene encoding protein FAM83G-like, whose protein sequence is MALSQVQCLDNNHINLRTNESKPGFFYSEQQRLALETLIEDGQDAYEDYIQTNNIRCFLSDLELQSILSTVEVYCPGSPDFDAELLGDSDGEEVSLQYWPDRSDRSIPLLDIGWPDRASYRGLTRVQVYTQPPYEGQSHIKEVVRKMISQAQKVIAIVMDLFTDIDIFKDLLDASYKRKVSVYIMLEATGVKHFLRMCEKAGMHTGHLKNMRVRSIRGTGFFSRSSKRVCGSQSQKFMFIDGDKAVSGSYSFTWSASRLDRNLITVLTGQAVDTFDSLFQDMYVMSNGVCLSKINLSSEPEPDFLPQVVPTLLPSATRALKLINPKYTLVSNCAFTSNGPASDQTSAKNSTSRNQPEVIKRIKDTPAVPPVHPGLLNLEKANMINYVPTWPDPDPPSDVIGFINIRDSNKPLQAHLMRSELFEVSQAIRFKDPLHEPKESLRDCPGPISQTTYDPETPAQKQTSGEAQEYFDQNQHQRSSQREKLISPLEKPKTVHVLACSKVNKEQLCVMEKELASISLQRKNINREKENFPNTILSFAQDDTGRKQALDTPKPLKCPAQTSEDLELKSSSSALSIKNHYESFAISETPSVMQSQDEQVINDVATHDYRDTKPDTNQNGWNGTQGSNCDSSISSLSDEFYQCFSPVADFRSVGDVFLPENTPESLHNSVENSQQEQGVPCSNSSPAQENADLDSKNTLFIQKLLKTSCSIIFNFLFADFKTTAATSKNTSAQKRDKGTIINDSELPVKDSEPCYFSHTPNGCFNFSSTSEEYFECSDTVGLTSEIDGIDHEVKPSSMETLSSDERLQVLKPVLENEKLSELNGQNTKENNDPKMHFGQDHLKFQHILEMTADSHQAVLKSEDNAQTQQDENVHRQLQESEVTSETVVESILISNLLQEHEISASLKVLKIQSKDASVELVEKVEKAPVQDLQLKISLDLASEQPEKEPRQDMQLDENHPLSRKSEEHVNEHLKLQSDEISPAALKRKSKEHNPQEKLPKQSETIELLILEDSDFQKTDNHIKHHPEFPFKLEEG